A stretch of the Schistocerca serialis cubense isolate TAMUIC-IGC-003099 chromosome 2, iqSchSeri2.2, whole genome shotgun sequence genome encodes the following:
- the LOC126457146 gene encoding enhancer of split mbeta protein-like, which yields MMATEMEQLQPISRTYQYRKVMKPMLERKRRARINRCLDELKELMVGALQAEGENVSKLEKADILELTVRHLRRLRREHRLAASPVTDSDRFRAGYTRCAAEVSRCLAATPGVDVSLGTRLMTHLGHRLNQMDKTAPLSVVVPGQASPSPSPVASDADVDIDVDADVDGDASSCSEMEAASSTSSGAPSPVTYAMPLTPASSTSSRQSDSPGVVVTETASSAPAGLLRVADVTVARQVSVITSKASEPVWRPW from the exons ATGATGGCAACCGAGATGGAGCAGTTGCAGCCGATTTCGAGAACTTACCAGTACAGGAAG GTTATGAAACCGATGCTCGAACGGAAACGTCGAGCGCGCATCAACAGGTGCCTGGACGAGCTGAAGGAGCTGATGGTCGGCGCCCTGCAGGCGGAGGGCGAGAACGTGAGCAAGCTGGAGAAGGCCGACATCCTGGAGCTGACGGTGCGCCACCTGCGGCGCCTGCGACGCGAGCACCGCCTGGCGGCCAGCCCCGTAACCGACTCGGACCGCTTCCGCGCCGGCTACACGCGCTGCGCCGCCGAAGTCTCGCGCTGCCTCGCCGCGACGCCTGGCGTTGACGTGAGTCTCGGCACGCGCCTCATGACGCACCTCGGCCACCGCCTCAACCAGATGGACAAGACGGCGCCGCTGTCCGTGGTCGTGCCCGGCCAGGCGTCGCCCTCGCCCTCCCCCGTCGCCAGCGACGCCGACGTCGACATCGACGTCGACGCCGACGTCGACGGCGACGCGTCGTCCTGCTCCGAGATGGAGGCGGCGTCTTCGACGAGCTCCGGCGCGCCCTCTCCCGTGACGTACGCCATGCCGCTGACGCCCGCGTCTTCCACCTCTTCGCGGCAGTCCGACTCGCCCGGCGTCGTCGTCACGGAGACGGCGTCTTCTGCGCCCGCGGGACTGCTCCGGGTAGCCGACGTCACCGTCGCTCGGCAAGTGTCCGTCATCACCAGCAAGGCTTCCGAGCCCGTCTGGAGGCCGTGGTGA